The DNA sequence CATCGTGATTCAGCGACGCGGGGGTCTACGCCGCATCCTGCGAGCACTGGGCACGAATCAGGGTGTCGGCCTCCTCATCGATCAGCACATTCATACCCCAGAAGCCGTCGTGATCGATTTCTTCAATCGGCCGGCCGCGACGACCTCGGCCGTCGCGGCGTTGGCGCTCCGCACCGGCGCACCGGTGATTCCGGTGTTTGCCGTGCCGATTGGCGACGGTCGTTATCGGATGATCTACGAGCACGCCGTACCGCCGCCGGATGCCGACACGCCGGATCCGCTCAGGGTGTTCACGCAGCGCTGCACGGACGTGCTCGAGATGTACGTGCGGCGGTATCCTGCCCTGTGGCTCTGGATGCACCGGCGTTGGCGCGACGAGGTGCAGCACGAGCGCACGCCTGGAATGTTCCCCGCCGGCGCCCGCGAAGAGCTGGAAAGCTGATGCCAGGCCGGCGGATTCTCGTCCGTGCGCCGAACTGGCTGGGCGACATGGTCATGGCGCTGCCCGCCATTCGGCTCGTCCGCCGGTCGGAGCCAGGGGCGCATCTCGCCGTGGCGGCGCCGCAGGGGACAGCCACGCTCTTCTCGTTTGCACCAGATGTCGACGAGGTCGTGCCGCTTCCCGGGGCCAAGGGACTCGGCGGACTGCGAAGACTCTCCGGCGACATCGCAAGCCTCGCGGGGGCACGGCCGGACCTTGCCGTCTTGCTCACCAACTCGTTCAGCTCGGCGTTGGCGGCCTCTCGCGCCGGAATCCGGGAGCGGTGGGGATATCGACGAGACGCACGTGGACGGTTGTTAACGCGCGCCGTGCGCCGGCGAGACGCGAAGCCACAGAGCGCGCACCATTCCGCGTACTACGTTGCGCTCGTCAGAGCGTTGGGCCTGGTGGCGGAGAGCGGTGCGGATGCGGCGCCGCGCGCGCCGGCGTTGGAGCCTGACCCTGCGATGCCTTATCTGCGGGCGACGGCAGAGGTCCAGGCGCGCGCGGACGAGCAGCTTGCGGCGATGGGTTGGGATCCATCGACGCCATTGGTTGGCGTGGCACCCGGTGCGGCATACGGTCGTGCCAAGCAGTACCCGCCGGATCTCATGGCCTCGCTCATCGACGGGCTCGTTGCAGCCGGGTGGACACCGCTTCTCGTTGGCGCGCCACAGGATGAGGCGACAGGCCGGGCGATCGTATCCGCCCTCGGCCCATCGGTGGCACGCACGCGGCTCCTCGACACGATCGGCAAGACGAACCTCGCGCTGCTCATTGGTCTCGTCGATCGCTGCAGCGCCTTCGTGTCGAACGATTCCGGTGCCATGCACATTGCCGCCGCGCTGGGGACCCCCGTCGTCGCCATTTTTGGATCGACTGACGAACATGCGACGGCGCCGATCGGACGCCACGTCATCCTGCACTCCGATGCGTGGTGCCGCCCGTGCCTCCTGCGTGAGTGTCCCATCGATCACCGGTGCATGCGCCGGATCCCGCCCGCGCGGGCGGTGGAAGCCGTCGAGAAACTGTCGAGGATGTAGGATATCGACGATGTCACCTGCGGTGTTCCTCGATCGTGACGGCACGCTCATCGCGGAGGTGGGATACCTGCGGCGCGTGGAGCAGCTCGAGCTGTTTCCCTGGACGGTCGATGCGCTCCGCCTTCTCCAACGGGCCGGCTTCAAGCTGGTCGTCGTGACGAATCAGTCGGGTGTCGCGCTCGGACTGCTGGAGGAGTCGACGGTCAGGACGGTGCACGAAGCGCTCGATGTGCGCCTGCGCCGAGGAGGGGCACGGATCGACGCCTACTACTATTGCCCGCACCACCCACGCGGGACGGTGCCCGCCTACACCAGCGACTGCTCCTGCCGCAAGCCGCGGGCCGGCCTCGTTGAGCGCGCAGCGCGTGACCTGGATCTGGACGTGGCGCGCTCCTGGGTCGTTGGCGATCGCTGGCTGGATGTCGGGCTGGCGGCGAGCTGCGGCGCGCGTGGCCTCTTGGTGCGGACCGGATACGGTGAGACGTCGGCGTCGGAGCCGCAGGACGGCCTCGCCGCCGACGCGATCCTCGCGAACCTGATGGAAGCGGCCGGATGGATTCTCCGACACTCATGAAGGGGCGCTCTACCAAGAGGAGGGCAGCCGGGAGCCGAGCGGGACGAACCGGAGACCGGGACAGACGAGATCCAAAAGCCAGCGAGCGGCTCTTGGCGATCATCGATCGATTTGCCCACCTCCGAGTTGTCGTTGTGGGCGACTACGTTGCCGATGAGTTCATCTACGGGCGCGTGGCGCGTGTCTCGCGGGAGGCGCCCGTTCTGATCCTCGAATACGATTCAACGCAGCTCATCCCGGGTGGCGCGGGAAACGCCGCCAACAATGCCGCCTCGCTCGGCGCACGAACGCACGCATTTGGCTGTGTTGGGCGGGACGAGACCGGGACGCGTCTTCTCGAGGGCTTTCATGCCAGGGTCGACACGAGCGGTCTCATCCCCGTCGCCGGCTTTCGCACACCTTCGAAGACCCGTGTCCTCGCGGGCGGCGTGCATGCCGCCAAGCAACAGGTGGTGAGGATCGATCGTGTGACCGATCGAGTGCCGGTCGCGATGGTGCGCGAGCGCATGCGCCACCGACTCCTGGGCGCGCTCGCTCGATGCGACGCCGTCCTCATCTCGGACTATGGCTCCGGCCTCGGCTCGCCGTCGCTCGTTGCCGAGATCAAGAAGGCCCTCGGGCCGCGGCGCGTTCCCATTCTCGTGGACTCACGCTATCACCTCGATCGCTACCATGGTCTCACGGCCTGCACGCCGAATGAAGCAGAAGTCGAGCAGCTCCTCGGCAGACCGATGAATGAGGATTCGCGCGTCCTCGAGCGCGCTGGGCGAGAGCTGTTGACACGCACGCGCATGGCTGCCGTGCTCGTGACACGTGGCAGTCGTGGGATGGCGTTGTTCCAGCCGAGCCGAGCGACGGTGCACATTCCAATCTTCGGCACCGATGAAGTTGCCGACGTCACCGGCGCCGGCGACACGGTGATTGCGGCCATGACGCAGGCACTTGCCGCTGGCGCGGGCTTCGAGGATGCGGCGCGGCTCGCCAACTACGCTGGCGGCATCGTCGTCATGAAGCGAAATACAGCGACGGTCTCGGTCGACGAGTTGCGGCGGGCCGTGGTAGCGGACCTCGGTTTGGAGCGCCCGACCTAAAGGTCGACGTACAACGCCCGACCTTGGTCGTGCCGCCGTCAAATGTGTAGGCCCGACCTTTAGGTCGGGCGGATCGGGACAGGGTACATTACGAATGTCAACGCAGGCGACACCGGCGGGCCGAATCGTGTCTCTGGAAGGGCTCGAAGCGGTGGCGGCGGCCGAGCGCGCCGCCGGCCGCAGTATCGCCCTGGCGAACGGCTGCTTCGACCTCCTGCACGTTGGACACCTCCGTTACCTGCAGGCGGCGGCGGCAGAGGCCGATTGTCTCGTCGTGGCCATCAACGACGATCTGTCCGTGAGGGAGCTCAAGGGCGCTGGGCGTCCGATCTTGACCGCCGTGGAGCGGGCGGAGCTGGTTGCAGCCGTACGCGGAGTGGACTACGTCGCAATCTTCGGGGGCCGCACGGTTGCCGAGGTCATCACGCGGCTGCGACCCGACGTTCACTGTAAAGGAACGGACTATACGACGATGTCGGTGCCGGAGCGTGAC is a window from the Luteitalea sp. genome containing:
- a CDS encoding HAD-IIIA family hydrolase; protein product: MRGAARASCVSVPSITGACAGSRPRGRWKPSRNCRGCRISTMSPAVFLDRDGTLIAEVGYLRRVEQLELFPWTVDALRLLQRAGFKLVVVTNQSGVALGLLEESTVRTVHEALDVRLRRGGARIDAYYYCPHHPRGTVPAYTSDCSCRKPRAGLVERAARDLDLDVARSWVVGDRWLDVGLAASCGARGLLVRTGYGETSASEPQDGLAADAILANLMEAAGWILRHS
- a CDS encoding adenylyltransferase/cytidyltransferase family protein; translated protein: MSTQATPAGRIVSLEGLEAVAAAERAAGRSIALANGCFDLLHVGHLRYLQAAAAEADCLVVAINDDLSVRELKGAGRPILTAVERAELVAAVRGVDYVAIFGGRTVAEVITRLRPDVHCKGTDYTTMSVPERDMVIGYGGRIAIVGDPKDHSTRDLLARIARDA
- the waaF gene encoding lipopolysaccharide heptosyltransferase II, which translates into the protein MPGRRILVRAPNWLGDMVMALPAIRLVRRSEPGAHLAVAAPQGTATLFSFAPDVDEVVPLPGAKGLGGLRRLSGDIASLAGARPDLAVLLTNSFSSALAASRAGIRERWGYRRDARGRLLTRAVRRRDAKPQSAHHSAYYVALVRALGLVAESGADAAPRAPALEPDPAMPYLRATAEVQARADEQLAAMGWDPSTPLVGVAPGAAYGRAKQYPPDLMASLIDGLVAAGWTPLLVGAPQDEATGRAIVSALGPSVARTRLLDTIGKTNLALLIGLVDRCSAFVSNDSGAMHIAAALGTPVVAIFGSTDEHATAPIGRHVILHSDAWCRPCLLRECPIDHRCMRRIPPARAVEAVEKLSRM